A genomic stretch from Candidatus Atribacteria bacterium includes:
- a CDS encoding arginine--tRNA ligase, with protein sequence MKIDFADQIKEILLDSIKINIEQDNFQVRNIPEIILLKPKNKAHGDLSANIAMQLSRELKLKPIDIAHLIENNLDVQDTIVDKVKIAGPGFINFWLNENWLYKVLDEIREQGENYGKVNLGKGKKVQVEFVSVNPTGPLHVGHGKCAAVGDALSSILKAAGYEIEKEYYINDQGKQIDILGQSVHARYNNFLEGKKEFPTNGYKGEYIFDIAKEVIDQFQDRYKGRSDKETLEFFKEFTLNKILSGIKKDLEDFGVEFDVWFSEKSLYEQNKLQEVIELLRERDFLYEEKGALWLRSTVFGDEKDRVVIRENNIPTYLASDIVYHQNKYQRGFDKVIDVWGADHHGYIKRMKAAIQALGYSKDFLDILIVQFVTLIKDGKEVGMSTRGGEFVTLRDLIREVGKDVARYFFLMRSYDSHTEFDLDVAKSQSMENPVYYIQYAYARICSIIKKAEQEGIKIDKNQEVNLHLLDKKEEIELIKKLSSLKEVVKKSALTWKPHLLTTYLYDLASSFHKYYTLHRVVTEDKELTKARLVLISSTKIVLFNTFKILGISAPESM encoded by the coding sequence ATGAAAATTGATTTCGCAGATCAAATCAAAGAGATATTATTAGATTCAATAAAAATAAATATAGAACAAGACAATTTTCAGGTGAGAAATATTCCTGAGATAATATTATTAAAACCAAAAAATAAGGCTCATGGAGACTTATCTGCTAATATCGCAATGCAATTATCCCGTGAATTGAAGTTAAAACCCATTGATATTGCTCATCTTATTGAGAATAATTTAGATGTTCAGGATACAATAGTAGATAAAGTTAAAATCGCCGGACCAGGTTTTATCAATTTTTGGTTGAATGAGAATTGGTTATATAAGGTGCTAGATGAAATTAGAGAACAAGGAGAGAATTACGGTAAAGTAAATTTAGGCAAAGGGAAGAAGGTTCAAGTAGAATTTGTCAGCGTTAATCCTACCGGTCCGCTACATGTTGGTCATGGAAAATGTGCAGCGGTCGGAGATGCATTAAGTAGTATATTAAAAGCAGCAGGATACGAGATAGAAAAAGAATATTACATTAATGATCAAGGAAAACAGATAGACATATTAGGTCAATCCGTTCATGCAAGATACAATAATTTTTTGGAGGGGAAAAAGGAATTTCCTACTAATGGCTATAAGGGTGAATATATTTTTGATATAGCCAAAGAAGTGATCGATCAATTTCAAGACCGATATAAAGGAAGAAGTGATAAAGAAACTCTGGAGTTTTTTAAAGAATTTACTTTAAATAAAATATTATCAGGGATTAAAAAGGATTTAGAAGATTTTGGAGTAGAATTCGACGTCTGGTTTAGCGAAAAATCACTTTATGAGCAGAATAAACTTCAAGAGGTTATTGAATTACTTAGAGAGAGAGACTTTCTTTATGAGGAAAAAGGAGCACTCTGGTTAAGGTCCACTGTTTTTGGTGATGAAAAAGATAGAGTAGTCATTCGGGAAAACAACATCCCTACTTATCTTGCCTCCGATATTGTTTATCACCAAAATAAATATCAAAGAGGATTTGACAAGGTAATAGATGTTTGGGGTGCGGACCATCATGGCTATATTAAAAGGATGAAAGCAGCCATACAAGCTTTAGGTTATTCTAAAGATTTTTTAGATATATTGATTGTGCAGTTCGTTACTTTAATAAAAGATGGAAAAGAAGTAGGTATGTCAACTCGAGGAGGAGAATTTGTTACCCTTAGAGACTTAATTCGAGAAGTGGGTAAAGATGTAGCTCGTTATTTCTTTTTAATGAGGAGTTATGATAGCCATACCGAATTTGATCTTGATGTAGCTAAATCTCAATCTATGGAAAACCCGGTATATTATATTCAATATGCTTATGCGAGGATATGTAGTATAATAAAAAAAGCTGAGCAAGAAGGAATAAAAATTGATAAGAACCAGGAAGTTAATCTTCATTTATTGGACAAAAAGGAAGAGATTGAATTGATTAAAAAACTATCTTCTTTAAAAGAAGTGGTGAAAAAGAGCGCTTTAACCTGGAAACCACACCTTTTAACTACTTATCTTTATGATTTAGCTTCCTCTTTCCATAAGTATTATACATTACACCGAGTAGTTACTGAAGATAAAGAATTGACTAAAGCACGTTTAGTATTAATCAGCAGCACTAAGATAGTATTATTTAACACCTTTAAGATTTTAGGGATTTCAGCTCCCGAGAGCATGTGA